GACGCCCAGCACGCGATTGGACTGCTCCGCCTGCTGCAGCATGCGCTCGGCGGCAGCGAGGTCGAGCGCGTCGAGCGACACGTCATCGGCCAGGCTGACACGACGATCGGTGTCGCCCACCTGCAGGTAGGGTCCATAGCGACCGACGCGAGCGGCGAGCGCCTGGCCGTCAGCCAGCGTGCCGAGCGGCAGCGCACAGACCTCGCGGGCGTCGATCTGCTCGACACCGCTGCCCGTCAGTCCCATCAGTCCGACCTCGGCCAGGCGCGCGCGCGGCTGCAGCGCCGCCGGACGCTTGACCTCGGGCGAGGCCTCGCCCGGCGCCGGCGCGACGGGGCGGGGCTTGCGCGCGCCGCGCTTGGCCGTCGCATCGATCGCGACCACCGGACTGGGACGCGGGCCATCCTCGCCATAGTAGAAGCGCGAGAGCCAGGGCGTCGACGGCTGCTCGCCGCGTCCGATCGCGTCGAGCTCGTTCTCCATTCGGGCCGTGAACTCGTAATCGACGAGATCCTCGAAGTAGCTCTGCAGCAGCCGCACGACGGCGAAGGCCGTCAGCGTCGGCACCAGCGCGCTCCCTTGCTTCCAGACGTAGCCGCGCTCCTGGATGGTCTGAATGATCGAGGCGTAGGTCGACGGCCGCCCGATGCCCCGCTCCTCGAGCTCCTTGACCAGGCTCGCCTCGGTATAGCGCGCCGGCGGCTGGGTCACATGCTGCCGCACCTCGGCGGCCTCCGCCATGAGCGGATCGCCCTCGACGAGCGGTGGCAGGACGCGCTCCTTATCCTCGAGCTCGGCCTCCGGATCGTCCGAACCCTCGACGTAGGCGCGCAGGTAACCGGCGAAGCGGAGGACCTGGCCCGAGACCGCCAGCAGCGCGTCGCCCGCGAGCGCTCGCTGCGGCGCGGGAAGGTCGTCAGCGGCGACGGTCGCGCGAATGCGGACCTGGGTGCGCTCACCGACGGCGTCCTTCATCTGCGAAGCGACCGCGCGCTTCCAGATCAGCTCGTAGAGCCGCGCCGCCTCCGGATCGAGCTCGCCACGCAGCGACTCGGGCGTGCGGAAGACCTCCCCGGCCGGACGGATCGCCTCATGGGCCTCCTGCGCGCCCTTGACCTTCGTGGTGTAGAGCCGCGCCTCGGCGGGCAGGTAGTCGGCCCCAAACAGCTCTGTCACCACCTGCCGCGCCGCCTGCAGCGCCTCGCTCGAGAGCGTGGTCGAATCGGTACGCATATAAGTGATGTAGCCGCTCTCGTAGAGCCGCTGCGCCGCGCGCATCGTCCGCTGCGCCGGAAAGCCGAGCTTACGCCCGGCCTCCTGCTGGAGGGTCGAGGTGATGAAGGGCGGGTGCGGTCGCTGCACGAAGGGCTTGCGTTGCACCTCGAGCACCGTCGAGCGGCGGCCTTGCAGCGCCGCCGCCAGCCCCTTCGCGGCGCTCTCGTCGAGCAAGAGCACCTGCTCGGCCCGCGCGCTCTCCGTGAGCTCGCCCGTGGACGGCGCGAAGTGGCGCCCCGCCGCGACGCGGCGGCCTGCAACCTCTTGCAGCTCGGCGACCACGGTGCCGCCCTGCCGTTCCGGAGCCTGGTCGCGTAGGGTCAGCGCGACGCTGCAATACGCACCGCTCTTGAACGCTAGGCGCCGCTCCTCGCGCGTTACGACCAGGCGCACCGCGACCGACTGGACGCGGCCTGCCGAGAGCCCGGGGCGAATCTTGCGCCATAGCACCGGCGAGACCTCGTAGCCGTAGAGTCGATCGAGGATGCGCCGCGCCTCCTGCGCCTCGACGAGATCGCGATCGACCTCGCGCGGCGTGCGCAGCGCCTGCTCCACCGCGCGCTTCGTGATCTCGTGGAAGACCATCCGCCGCACCGGCACCTTGGGCTTCAGCACCTCGACGAGGTGCCAGGCGATCGCCTCACCCTCGCGGTCTTCGTCCGTCGCGAGGTAGACGACCGAGGCCTGCTTGAGCAGATCCTTCAGGCGCTTGACCTGGGCGGCCTTCTCGCTCGGTACGACGTAGAGCGGCTTGAAGTCGTTCTCGACGTCGACCCCGGTTCGCGCCCAGGGCTTGCCGCGATGGGCGCTGGGGATCTCCGCGGTGCGCGAAGGGAGGTCGCGGATGTGCCCAACGGACGAGGCCACGACATAGCCAGACCCGAGCAGGCGCGCAATCGTGCGCGCCTTGGCGGGTGACTCAACGATGATCAGAGGTTGTGCCACTGGAATCGGGTCCTACGCAGCCCGCCGATCGTCGGCGCGGCGGCATTCAATAAACCGCATTGCCAGCGCTGTAAAGGGCGGCGCGCGCCGCCGGCGCCGACTGATCCGTGTTTGACACCCTGCGCCAAAACACGGAACCTTCGAGAACATGAGGGAAGTCAGTCGTCGCTGTCCGATCTGCGCGCAGGCCTATGCCGAGGAGGAGGAGCGCCTTTGTCCCGTCCACGGCCTGCCCCTGGTCGAACCGAGGCTGCCCGCGCCCGACGCGATCGGCGAGCTGACGGGCCGCGTCCTCGACAGCCGCTACCTGATCGGCGGGTTGATCGGCCGCGGCGGCATGGGCGTCGTCTACCTCGCCGAGAATCTGCGCCTTGGCCGTCGGGTGGCCATCAAGGTCCTGCACCGCGATCTGTCGTCTGACGGCAAGATGCGCCAGCGGCTCTTCCGCGAGGTCCAGGCCACCTGCCGGATCGACCACCCCGCGGTGATCACGATCTTCGACTACGGCGAGGACCCGACCGCTGGCTGCTATCTGGTGCTCGAGTACCTCGAAGGCACGAGCCTCGAGGGCTACCTCCGCCAACACCGCCGGCTGGCGGTGGCCACCGCGTTGAAGCTGACGGCTCAGATCGCCGGCGCGCTGGCCGCCACGCACGGCGCCGGGCTGATCCATCGCGATCTCAAGCCGAGCAATGTCTGGCTGCTGCCCGATGGGCGCGTGAAGGTCCTCGACTTCGGCCTCGTCAAACCGACTGCGGGCAATGAGGACACCAGCTTCGTCACCATCACCACCGCGGGCATGGCGCTCGGCACACCGTGGTACATGGCGCCCGAGCAGGCGTCCTTCCGGCCGCTCGACCCGCGGAGCGACATCTACAGCCTCGGCGTGGTGCTCTACGAACTGCTGACGGGCCGGACCCCCTTCATCAGCAGCAATCCGCTCGAGGTTGTCCTGGCGCAGCGTAACGACCCGGCCCCGCTACCGCGTGAGCTCAGCCCGCCGGTCGAGCTGCCACAGGCCGTCGAGCTACTGCTGCTGCGACTGCTGGCGAAGGACCCGGAGCGGCGGCCGCAGAGCTGCGCCGAGCTGATCGACGAGCTCTATGGCATCGCCCTGGAGAACGATATCGAGCTCGGCGAGGTCCACGTCGTACCGAACGCGGAAGCCTCGCCGCCGCGCGAGCTGCGTGAGGATCCGCACGCGACGCTGATCGACGAGGCCCTGCCCGCGCCGCCCGAGCCCCTCGAACACACGCTCGCCGCCGCCCTCGAGCAACGCCGCGGCGAGCTGACGGAGCGGGTCCTCGTCGAGCTGCGCCAGGCGTTTCCGCACTATCGCGCGCTCGAGCTGCTGCCGCTGCGCGCCAGCATCGATCGGGTCCTCCGCGTCGTGGCCAGCGCCTTGCTCAGCGAGGGCGAACCCTTGCTGCCCGACGCGCTCAAGCAGCTGGCCGACGAGCGCACCGAGCAGCAGTTCACGATCGTCGAGGTCCTCGGCTCCTTCTTGCTCGGCTGGAACGTCTGCCGTCCTCTCTTCGCCGAGGTCGTCCAGCACGATCCACTGCAGCTCGTAGCGCTGCAGGAGCGCGCCGACCGCCGCATCCTGGCGCTCTACCTGCGCCTCGTCGAGCACTACTTCGCGCGCTTCAATGGACGGTTGATTCGCCTCAACGACCTGCTGACCCGGCGCAACAGCCAGCTCCAGGCGATCCGCCAGGAGATGACCGAGCAGGTGCGGGCGACCTCGGGTCAGCTCGCTGAGGTCGAGCGCCTCAAGGCGCGGGTTGTCGACGGCATCTCCTCGGGGCTGCTGCTCGTCGATGACGAATCCCGTCGAATCATCCTCTGCAATCGCGCCTTCGAGCGCATTTTCGGCATCCCCGCCGCCGACCTGATCGGCCGAACCCTCGACCACGCGCTCGGCTTTGTCGAGGGCATACCGCAGGACGAGCTCGGCGAGCTGCTGCGACTGCACGGCGAGATCGGTCTGCGTAAGCTCCGCGTCGCGCTCAACGGCGGGGCTCACCGAACGGTTTACCTGCGCGGCGAACGCTTCGAGGCGCCGCGCGGCGGCACACCGCAGCTGCTCTTCGTCGTCGATGACGTCACCGAGCGCGAGCAGATCATCAACAGTTTTTCACGCTACGTCTCACGCGACGTCGTGCGCCGCGTGCTCAAGCTGCAGGGCTCCGTGCAGCCCTCCGGCGAGCGCGTGCAGGCGGCGCTGCTGGCCTGCGGTCTCGAGGGCTTCGGCGGGCTGCTCGCCGGCCTCGATGCCGAGGCGGCCACGCTGCTGCTCAGTGAATACCTGCGGCTGATCGGCGACGCCGTGTTCCGCCACGGCGGCATCGTCGAGGCGGTGGTTGGCGATGCCGTGCTGGTCTACTTCGCCCAGCCCCGCGGTAGCTGCGCGGGCGCCCTGAGCGCCGCACAGGCGCTCTGCCAGGACGCCGACATCTTCAACGCGCAGCGCCGCGCGCGCGGCGAGCCCGTGCTCCCGATCGGCCTCGGCGTTCACGTCGGCGAGATCCTGCTGCTCAATGTCGGCAGCGATGACTGGATGGCACAAACGATCGTCGGCGATGCCGCTGCGCTGACCCGCGCGCTGCAGCGTGCCGCGGCGGCCGGCGAGGTCCTGCTAAGTGCTGCTGCTGCTGCTGCTGCGGGGCCCACCGCTGTGCTGGCGCCGGGACCCACGATCGACACCGGCAAGGGCCGACAGCCAACCTTCCGGATGGCAAGCTCCCGTATGGTCGACGCGCGTACGGTCGACGCGGGCATGCTCGAGGTGCGAACGGTCGAGACGACCTCTAGCCCCCCGGATCCGGGCGCGCCGTCCAAGGCGGAGGCCGCGAGCTAGGGGCTCAGCCGCGGGCCACGAGCACCCTCGCTACTTGATCTTCGCTTCCTTGAACCAGACGTGCTTCCGTGCGACCGGGTCGTACTTCTTGAAACGCAGCTTGTCTGGCGTCGTGCGCTTGTTCTTCGTCGTCGTGTAGAAGTAGCCAGTCTCGGCCTCCGAGACCAGGCGAACCTTCTCACGCTGCTTGCTCTTGGCTGCCATCTCCCCGCCCTCCGCTGCTTATTCCGCGACAACCGCTGCTGGTGCCGGTGGCGCACTGACCGCCGCCACGACGCTCGCTGCCAGCGCCAGCGGGACCTCGTCGTCCTCAGGCGCGTCAACGTCGACGGTAAGGCGCCGGTACGCCCCGAGACCCGTGCCGGCCGGAATCAACCGACCCATAATCACGTTCTCCTTCAGACCGCGAAGGTAGTCGACCTTGCCCGCCACCGCGGCCTCCGTCAGCACCTTGGTCGTCTCCTGGAATGACGACGCGCTGATGAAGCTCTCGGTCGAGAGCGAAGCCTTCGTGATTCCCAGAAGGAGCGGCTCGCCGGTCGCCGGTCGCCCGCTCTCCGCCAACACGCGCTTGTTCTCGTCGTCGAACTGCCACTTCTCGACCTGCTCGTCAACGAGGAAACGTGTGTCTCCGACCTGGGTCACGCGCACGCGCCGCAGCATCTGCCGAACGATGACCTCGATGTGCTTATCGTTGATCTTGACGCCCTGCAGTCGGTAGACCTCTTGAATCTCGTCGACCAGGTACTTCGCCAGGGCCTTCTCGCCCCGCACCCGCAGGATGTCGTGCGGGTTGGCCGCCCCATCCATCAGCGGCTCACCGGCCCGCACGCGATCACCCTCGCGCACCGCCAGATGCTTATTCTTCGAGATCAGATACTCCGAGACGTCGCCGACGTCCGGCGTGATCACGACCTTGCGCTTCCCCTTGCTATCCTTGCCAAAACCGACGATGCCGTCGATCTCGCTGATGACCGCATGATCCTTCGGCTTGCGCGCCTCGAAGAGCTCAGCGACGCGGGGCAGACCACCCGTGATGTCCTTCGTCTTCGTCGTCTCGCGCGGAATCTTCGCTACCACGTCACCGGCGACGACGACATCACCTTCATTGACGAAGATGTTGGCGCCGACGGGCAGATGATAGCGCGCCACTCCATTGCCCCCTGGCAATGCCACCGGATCGCCACCCTCGCGGTCGACGATCGCGATCGTCGGACGGATGTCGGGATCTTTGTTCTCGCGAATGACCTTGCGCGAGAGCGCGGTGACCTCGTCGAGTGACTCGGTCATGCTGACGCCCTCGATCACGTCCTGGAACTCGATCACCCCGCTGACCTCCGTCACGATCGGCATCGCGAAGGGGTCCCACTCCGTCAGAATCGCCCCGGGCTTCACGCGCTGACCGTCCCGCACCGGCAGGTGCGCCCCGTAGACCAGCGCGTAGCGCTCGCGCTCACGGCCGGAGTCGTCCTGGACGACGACCTCCGCGTGCCGGTTCATCACCACGAGCACGTCGCGCTCGCCGGCGCGGAAGGGCACCGTCGTGCAGTTCTCCAGCCGAACCGTGCCCTCCGTCCGACACTCGAGGGTCGA
The nucleotide sequence above comes from Pseudomonadota bacterium. Encoded proteins:
- the topA gene encoding type I DNA topoisomerase, whose product is MAQPLIIVESPAKARTIARLLGSGYVVASSVGHIRDLPSRTAEIPSAHRGKPWARTGVDVENDFKPLYVVPSEKAAQVKRLKDLLKQASVVYLATDEDREGEAIAWHLVEVLKPKVPVRRMVFHEITKRAVEQALRTPREVDRDLVEAQEARRILDRLYGYEVSPVLWRKIRPGLSAGRVQSVAVRLVVTREERRLAFKSGAYCSVALTLRDQAPERQGGTVVAELQEVAGRRVAAGRHFAPSTGELTESARAEQVLLLDESAAKGLAAALQGRRSTVLEVQRKPFVQRPHPPFITSTLQQEAGRKLGFPAQRTMRAAQRLYESGYITYMRTDSTTLSSEALQAARQVVTELFGADYLPAEARLYTTKVKGAQEAHEAIRPAGEVFRTPESLRGELDPEAARLYELIWKRAVASQMKDAVGERTQVRIRATVAADDLPAPQRALAGDALLAVSGQVLRFAGYLRAYVEGSDDPEAELEDKERVLPPLVEGDPLMAEAAEVRQHVTQPPARYTEASLVKELEERGIGRPSTYASIIQTIQERGYVWKQGSALVPTLTAFAVVRLLQSYFEDLVDYEFTARMENELDAIGRGEQPSTPWLSRFYYGEDGPRPSPVVAIDATAKRGARKPRPVAPAPGEASPEVKRPAALQPRARLAEVGLMGLTGSGVEQIDAREVCALPLGTLADGQALAARVGRYGPYLQVGDTDRRVSLADDVSLDALDLAAAERMLQQAEQSNRVLGVDPTSGKTVYIKSGSYGPYVQLDDPKLTPKGNVKKGSKPKMVSVWPTMRPETLTLDEALLLLSFPRILGKHPDTGLEVSVQDGRYGPYVSMVTPEGRLETRSLTGHEQLLAIALDEAVALLAQPRQPSQREARNAVLARLGDSPTTNTPIEVRNGRFGPYVTDGQVNASVPRTRDPAKLTLDEALELLAVREQRLREQGVDPRAPRPRRRSTGAVRRTTRASGRTRAVGAAGGEGGGGEGAAGGEAAAE
- a CDS encoding protein kinase is translated as MREVSRRCPICAQAYAEEEERLCPVHGLPLVEPRLPAPDAIGELTGRVLDSRYLIGGLIGRGGMGVVYLAENLRLGRRVAIKVLHRDLSSDGKMRQRLFREVQATCRIDHPAVITIFDYGEDPTAGCYLVLEYLEGTSLEGYLRQHRRLAVATALKLTAQIAGALAATHGAGLIHRDLKPSNVWLLPDGRVKVLDFGLVKPTAGNEDTSFVTITTAGMALGTPWYMAPEQASFRPLDPRSDIYSLGVVLYELLTGRTPFISSNPLEVVLAQRNDPAPLPRELSPPVELPQAVELLLLRLLAKDPERRPQSCAELIDELYGIALENDIELGEVHVVPNAEASPPRELREDPHATLIDEALPAPPEPLEHTLAAALEQRRGELTERVLVELRQAFPHYRALELLPLRASIDRVLRVVASALLSEGEPLLPDALKQLADERTEQQFTIVEVLGSFLLGWNVCRPLFAEVVQHDPLQLVALQERADRRILALYLRLVEHYFARFNGRLIRLNDLLTRRNSQLQAIRQEMTEQVRATSGQLAEVERLKARVVDGISSGLLLVDDESRRIILCNRAFERIFGIPAADLIGRTLDHALGFVEGIPQDELGELLRLHGEIGLRKLRVALNGGAHRTVYLRGERFEAPRGGTPQLLFVVDDVTEREQIINSFSRYVSRDVVRRVLKLQGSVQPSGERVQAALLACGLEGFGGLLAGLDAEAATLLLSEYLRLIGDAVFRHGGIVEAVVGDAVLVYFAQPRGSCAGALSAAQALCQDADIFNAQRRARGEPVLPIGLGVHVGEILLLNVGSDDWMAQTIVGDAAALTRALQRAAAAGEVLLSAAAAAAAGPTAVLAPGPTIDTGKGRQPTFRMASSRMVDARTVDAGMLEVRTVETTSSPPDPGAPSKAEAAS
- the rpmG gene encoding 50S ribosomal protein L33; this translates as MAAKSKQREKVRLVSEAETGYFYTTTKNKRTTPDKLRFKKYDPVARKHVWFKEAKIK